From one Catellatospora sp. IY07-71 genomic stretch:
- a CDS encoding glycoside hydrolase family 6 protein produces the protein MKFPIRLSARRKAVALSGATTLVVAGLITLPATMAHAAPGCDITYTTNDWSEGAGTGGFTGTVVVKNTGDALTNWTLKFAFPGGQTFTQGWSATWSASGANVTATALDWNKNLATGASTSLGFNGRWTGSNPKPTAFTLNGVTCTTGGVTPSPSTSASPSASPSASASPSASPSSSPSASPSSSPSASPSASSSPIPGVKVDNPYVGATGYVNPNWRSKAIAEPGGSRVANTSTGVWLDRIAAIAGSSTTMGLRAHLDEALVQDAANGSAALTIQFVIYNLPGRDCSALASNGELGVDELPRYKSEYIDPIAAIMADSKYRNLRIVAVIEIDSLPNLVTNLNVAKCATMNSNGGYVKGVGYALNKLGAISNVYNYIDSGHHGWLGWDTNFGPTAVKLKEAATAEGSTVNNVHGFITNTANYSALVEPYINISGTIGGQPVRQAKWIDWNYYADELSFAQAFRNRLVQEGFNSNIGMLIDTSRNGWGNCVQTPCQSIQTTRPTAASTSTVLDTYINQSRIDRRIHLGNWCNQAGAGMGERPTAAPQSGIDAYVWIKPPGESDGSSSLIPNDEGKGFDRMCDPTYTGNERNGNSLSGALPNAPISGQWFSAQFQQLMANAYPPLS, from the coding sequence ATGAAATTCCCGATCAGGCTGTCCGCGCGGCGCAAGGCTGTTGCGCTGAGCGGCGCGACCACCCTGGTGGTCGCGGGCCTCATCACGCTTCCCGCGACCATGGCGCACGCCGCGCCGGGCTGCGACATCACGTACACCACCAACGACTGGTCGGAGGGCGCCGGCACCGGCGGCTTCACCGGCACCGTGGTCGTCAAGAACACCGGTGACGCGCTCACCAACTGGACGCTGAAGTTCGCCTTCCCCGGCGGCCAGACGTTCACCCAGGGCTGGTCGGCCACCTGGTCCGCCTCCGGCGCCAACGTGACCGCGACCGCGCTCGACTGGAACAAGAACCTGGCCACCGGCGCGTCGACCAGCCTCGGCTTCAACGGCCGCTGGACCGGCAGCAACCCCAAGCCGACCGCGTTCACGCTCAACGGCGTGACCTGCACGACCGGCGGGGTCACCCCGAGCCCGAGCACCTCGGCCAGCCCGAGTGCGAGCCCGAGCGCGTCGGCGAGCCCCAGCGCGAGCCCGAGCAGCAGCCCCAGCGCCTCGCCGAGCAGCAGCCCGAGCGCGTCGCCGAGCGCGAGCAGCAGCCCGATCCCGGGCGTCAAGGTCGACAACCCGTACGTCGGCGCGACCGGCTACGTCAACCCGAACTGGCGGTCCAAGGCCATCGCCGAGCCGGGCGGCTCGCGCGTGGCCAACACCTCCACCGGTGTGTGGCTGGACCGCATCGCGGCCATCGCGGGCAGCAGCACCACGATGGGCCTGCGGGCGCACCTGGACGAGGCGCTGGTGCAGGACGCCGCCAACGGCTCCGCCGCGCTGACCATCCAGTTCGTGATCTACAACCTGCCCGGCCGGGACTGCTCGGCGCTGGCCTCCAACGGTGAGCTGGGCGTCGACGAGCTGCCGCGCTACAAGTCGGAGTACATCGACCCGATCGCGGCGATCATGGCGGACAGCAAGTACCGCAACCTGCGCATCGTCGCGGTCATCGAGATCGACTCGCTGCCGAACCTGGTGACCAACCTCAACGTGGCCAAGTGCGCCACGATGAACTCCAACGGCGGCTACGTCAAGGGCGTCGGCTACGCGCTGAACAAGCTGGGCGCGATCTCGAACGTGTACAACTACATCGACTCGGGCCACCACGGCTGGCTGGGCTGGGACACCAACTTCGGCCCGACCGCGGTCAAGCTGAAGGAGGCGGCCACCGCCGAGGGCAGCACCGTCAACAACGTGCACGGCTTCATCACCAACACCGCCAACTACTCTGCGCTGGTCGAGCCGTACATCAACATCAGCGGCACCATCGGCGGCCAGCCGGTGCGCCAGGCCAAGTGGATCGACTGGAACTACTACGCCGACGAGCTGTCGTTCGCGCAGGCGTTCCGCAACCGCCTGGTCCAGGAGGGCTTCAACTCCAACATCGGCATGCTGATCGACACCTCGCGCAACGGCTGGGGCAACTGCGTGCAGACCCCGTGCCAGTCGATCCAGACCACGCGGCCGACCGCGGCCAGCACCTCGACCGTGCTGGACACCTACATCAACCAGTCGCGCATCGACCGGCGTATCCACCTCGGCAACTGGTGCAACCAGGCCGGTGCCGGCATGGGCGAGCGCCCGACCGCCGCGCCGCAGTCGGGTATCGACGCCTACGTGTGGATCAAGCCTCCGGGCGAGTCGGACGGCTCCAGCTCCCTCATCCCGAACGACGAGGGCAAGGGCTTCGACCGGATGTGCGACCCGACCTACACCGGTAACGAGCGCAACGGCAACAGCCTCTCCGGCGCGCTGCCCAACGCCCCGATCTC